The following coding sequences lie in one Lacerta agilis isolate rLacAgi1 chromosome 4, rLacAgi1.pri, whole genome shotgun sequence genomic window:
- the KCTD14 gene encoding BTB/POZ domain-containing protein KCTD14 isoform X2, producing the protein MSISSETNSLRKQIGSNLQTSQIIELNVGGEIFTTTLSTLKKHPGSKLAEMFASGQTKPRTDPEGRYFIDRPGTYFKYILEYLRSNQVPTNCVQEVYKEALFYDIEPLVKQLEDSPQIFGELVARKQFLARVPSYNENIELMIRIARAEAVAARQSSVMVCVMKTDEDVVKCHDTLNGLDSYKKSVVKFGPWKASPGISDLLDCIKIDVEAKGYKISLQGYVPEKGFRFKSNDYFYKFLFTWW; encoded by the exons ATGAGCATTTCGTCAGAAACCAATTCCCTCCGGAAACAAATTGGGAGCAACCTGCAAACG TCTCAAATCATAGAGCTCAATGTTGGCGGGGAGATATTCACCACCACCCTAAGCACCTTGAAGAAGCACCCTGGTTCCAAGCTGGCCGAGATGTTTGCCAGTGGGCAGACCAAGCCCCGCACGGACCCCGAGGGAAGATATTTCATAGACCGGCCCGGGACTTACTTCAAGTACATCTTGGAATACCTGCGCAGCAACCAGGTGCCCACAAACTGCGTCCAGGAGGTGTACAAGGAAGCCCTCTTTTACGACATCGAGCCTTTGGTCAAGCAGCTCGAGGACTCTCCCCAGATCTTTGGGGAGCTGGTGGCCAGGAAACAGTTCCTCGCCCGCGTGCCCAGCTACAACGAGAACATCGAGCTGATGATCCGCATCGCGAGGGCAGAAGCGGTGGCGGCCCGGCAATCCAGCGTAATGGTGTGCGTGATGAAGACTGACGAGGATGTCGTCAAGTGCCACGACACCCTCAACGGCTTGGACTCCTACAAGAAATCGGTGGTCAAGTTTGGACCCTGGAAAGCCTCTCCCGGCATTTCTGACCTTCTCGACTGCATCAAGATTGATGTGGAGGCCAAAGGGTACAAGATCTCTCTCCAGGGCTACGTTCCAGAGAAGGGCTTCCGCTTCAAATCCAATGACTACTTCTACAAATTTCTCTTCACTTGGTGGTAG
- the KCTD14 gene encoding BTB/POZ domain-containing protein KCTD14 isoform X1 yields MSISSETNSLRKQIGSNLQTQSQIIELNVGGEIFTTTLSTLKKHPGSKLAEMFASGQTKPRTDPEGRYFIDRPGTYFKYILEYLRSNQVPTNCVQEVYKEALFYDIEPLVKQLEDSPQIFGELVARKQFLARVPSYNENIELMIRIARAEAVAARQSSVMVCVMKTDEDVVKCHDTLNGLDSYKKSVVKFGPWKASPGISDLLDCIKIDVEAKGYKISLQGYVPEKGFRFKSNDYFYKFLFTWW; encoded by the exons ATGAGCATTTCGTCAGAAACCAATTCCCTCCGGAAACAAATTGGGAGCAACCTGCAAACG caGTCTCAAATCATAGAGCTCAATGTTGGCGGGGAGATATTCACCACCACCCTAAGCACCTTGAAGAAGCACCCTGGTTCCAAGCTGGCCGAGATGTTTGCCAGTGGGCAGACCAAGCCCCGCACGGACCCCGAGGGAAGATATTTCATAGACCGGCCCGGGACTTACTTCAAGTACATCTTGGAATACCTGCGCAGCAACCAGGTGCCCACAAACTGCGTCCAGGAGGTGTACAAGGAAGCCCTCTTTTACGACATCGAGCCTTTGGTCAAGCAGCTCGAGGACTCTCCCCAGATCTTTGGGGAGCTGGTGGCCAGGAAACAGTTCCTCGCCCGCGTGCCCAGCTACAACGAGAACATCGAGCTGATGATCCGCATCGCGAGGGCAGAAGCGGTGGCGGCCCGGCAATCCAGCGTAATGGTGTGCGTGATGAAGACTGACGAGGATGTCGTCAAGTGCCACGACACCCTCAACGGCTTGGACTCCTACAAGAAATCGGTGGTCAAGTTTGGACCCTGGAAAGCCTCTCCCGGCATTTCTGACCTTCTCGACTGCATCAAGATTGATGTGGAGGCCAAAGGGTACAAGATCTCTCTCCAGGGCTACGTTCCAGAGAAGGGCTTCCGCTTCAAATCCAATGACTACTTCTACAAATTTCTCTTCACTTGGTGGTAG
- the LOC117044951 gene encoding thyroid hormone-inducible hepatic protein-like, with product MEDYFSAVRKMEQTVMFPSVLQGVPLEWQDSTPEADSGGKDLYDYYTLLKSIKLTVESGLVPLDNQNPDVAGRLKEQEERERQNLEGYFYYHVSSLYRVLAQLTRRANAVTSKYNEIMGQINQGEIHLS from the coding sequence ATGGAAGATTACTTCTCTGCAGTCCGCAAGATGGAGCAAACGGTGATGTTCCCCAGCGTTCTCCAGGGCGTCCCTTTGGAATGGCAGGACAGCACGCCTGAGGCTGACTCGGGTGGCAAAGATCTGTATGATTATTACACGCTGCTGAAATCCATCAAGCTGACGGTGGAAAGCGGCTTGGTGCCTCTCGATAACCAGAACCCTGATGTCGCCGGCCGTCTGAAAGaacaggaagaaagagagaggcagaacCTTGAAGGCTATTTCTATTACCACGTGTCCAGCTTGTATCGTGTCCTCGCACAGCTGACAAGGAGGGCCAATGCCGTCACCTCCAAATACAATGAAATTATGGGGCAGATTAACCAGGGCGAAATTCATCTCAGCTGA
- the LOC117045197 gene encoding mid1-interacting protein 1-like, which produces MEGYVSAVRKMEQTVLFPSLLLGVSLEDQAETFEADSSNGDSGERDLYEDFTLLKSIKGRAEVGLAPLDFQDPSLKEEESKGKADLEDLFRYHVSGLHRVLTQLTRRANAVTSKYNEIMGQINQNEISLRW; this is translated from the coding sequence ATGGAAGGATACGTCTCTGCCGTCCGCAAGATGGAGCAAACGGTTCTGTTTCCCAGCCTTCTCCTCGGGGTCTCCTTGGAAGACCAGGCTGAAACATTCGAGGCCGACTCGAGCAACGGAGACTCCGGCGAGAGAGACCTGTATGAAGATTTCACTCTGCTCAAATCCATCAAGGGGAGGGCAGAGGTTGGCTTAGCACCTCTTGACTTCCAGGATCCCAGCCTCAAGGAAGAGGAGAGCAAAGGGAAGGCTGATCTGGAAGATCTTTTCCGTTACCACGTGTCCGGCTTGCACCGCGTCCTCACCCAGCTTACGAGGAGAGCCAACGCCGTGACTTCCAAATACAATGAAATCATGGGGCAGATCAACCAGAACGAAATCTCCCTCCGCTGGTGA